The Clostridiaceae bacterium HFYG-1003 genome includes a window with the following:
- a CDS encoding ATP-grasp domain-containing protein, with protein sequence MNYVFISPNFPRGYSNFAVRLREQGVNVLGIGQDSYQELNQDLKEHLTEYYRVEHMDQYDEVLRALGYFTHKYGKIDRLESHNEHWLIQDAQLRTDFNIPGLKAHEMEPLKYKSKMKEVFRSCNIPVALGGVVRNPTEARYWIDVFGYPCVIKPDMGVGAQDTQLLVSDHDLEDFFSTRSGNRYILEEFIEGDIESFDGLTDQDGQVVFTSTFRFSSGIMDVVNSDLDIFYYSLPAVPEDLLEAGTKAVEAFGLKERFFHMEFFRTKLGSLVALEVNVRPPGGYSIDMWNFAGDIDLYEQYAKVVASNAFDAHVKARHYCAYTGRKYTSQYANSIDEIIYNYSSSILYHGEMPRILAKAMGDYAFIFRVDDFEEMKKMVRFILEKKNLEL encoded by the coding sequence TATCAGGAACTGAATCAGGATCTGAAGGAACATCTGACTGAATACTATCGGGTAGAACATATGGATCAGTATGATGAGGTACTGCGTGCTTTGGGCTATTTCACACACAAGTACGGGAAAATCGACCGGCTCGAATCTCACAATGAGCATTGGCTGATTCAGGACGCCCAGCTGCGTACCGACTTTAACATCCCGGGACTGAAAGCGCATGAAATGGAACCGCTGAAGTACAAGTCGAAAATGAAGGAAGTGTTCCGATCCTGCAACATCCCCGTTGCCTTGGGCGGCGTTGTCAGAAATCCAACGGAAGCCCGTTACTGGATCGATGTCTTTGGCTATCCCTGCGTGATCAAACCGGATATGGGCGTGGGGGCGCAGGATACACAGCTGCTGGTCAGCGATCATGATCTGGAAGATTTTTTCAGTACCAGATCCGGGAACCGGTACATTCTGGAGGAATTTATCGAAGGCGATATTGAAAGCTTCGACGGGCTGACTGATCAGGACGGTCAGGTGGTATTTACTTCAACCTTCCGCTTCAGCAGCGGCATCATGGATGTGGTCAATTCTGATCTGGATATCTTCTACTACTCGCTTCCTGCCGTGCCGGAGGACCTTTTGGAAGCGGGTACCAAAGCTGTGGAGGCCTTCGGACTCAAGGAACGGTTCTTCCACATGGAATTCTTTCGGACGAAACTGGGCAGCCTGGTTGCCCTGGAAGTCAATGTCCGTCCGCCCGGAGGCTATTCCATCGACATGTGGAACTTTGCCGGCGACATCGATCTGTATGAGCAGTATGCGAAAGTAGTCGCCTCCAACGCGTTCGATGCCCATGTTAAAGCCCGGCATTACTGCGCCTATACCGGCCGCAAATATACGAGTCAGTATGCCAATTCCATTGATGAGATCATCTATAACTACAGCTCCAGTATTCTATACCATGGGGAAATGCCGCGAATTCTGGCCAAAGCCATGGGGGACTACGCATTCATTTTCCGGGTCGACGACTTTGAGGAAATGAAAAAAATGGTTCGCTTTATTCTGGAAAAAAAGAATTTGGAACTGTAA